From Solanum stenotomum isolate F172 chromosome 2, ASM1918654v1, whole genome shotgun sequence:
TCGTACGCCACGACGAATTCTATTATCGAGAGTCGTATCATACGTCACGATGAATGCATGGATATATATGTCCCCCATGAGTCCCAGACTAAGAGACAACAATTGTGTATCGCTAGGTCAGATATGCATTACTACACTTGGCATTGCAttgtatcattttcttcttacTACGCAGACTTGCCCTGCACCCTCACTCTTGGGTGGTGCTACTTGTACTTGATCTTCATTGCTTCTCACAAATCTTATATGGTCGTTTTGCAAGTCACCTCGATTCACATAGACCAATTTACAATGACCGTAAGAGGCTATAAATCTATAATTTAGATATAGATGTGGTTGTAACTATTTAAGTGTTGTATCACATCATATGTGgtgaaaataaagtttttattaaGGGACtcaaaatatggaaaaataaaTACACGAAAATTACAGAATGACAAACATAGTTGAACAAAAAGGGAACGAAAGACTAACCTTAATCCTCTAAATTTAACATGCCTTGTCATGCCTCGTTTAGTGGTCTCTGCTCCATCAAGCCttcttaattataatattttgtgcttttttttctttttttgctttgcagagttcttctttattttacttttttgctTGTTTATTCTGAATCTGTTCACTTTCAAtcatatgttattttttaaatcgtcaagattctttaaaaaaatataaagattgAGTTACTAATAGTATACTACAtatttagaatataataaatgatatcGCCGATTTTTTAGTTTACTTAGTTCAATTTACTAGATTATTCATTCACAAAAAGACAAATGATAAACCAATCAAACAAGATTATTTTCTCAAAGGTTTCACAGAAAATCTTGAAGAACAAGTTTGGGATATTTTCTGTATCTCTTTCTCTGAATAAAATTGTACAAAGAAGTGCTTATTTAAGCAAATAAACTAAGGATTAAAATGGTAAAAACAAAACTACATAGTTGGGTTAAGGATGCCCTAATTGGGCTATCGTTGTATTAGGCCCAAGGACTTGAATATCGGTCAGAATTTGTTTCAGCTGAGCAGGCCCGGTATGAAGAAGCCCAAAGATAATTCTCTTTTGAGCCGAGGATTTAGTGGAAACAGTCTATCTACCTTATACAGGTATGAGGATAAGATCTGTGTACATCTTATACTCCACAAActacttgtgagattacactagatttttttttttgttgttgttgtactaacttttgaaattatatatttattcatcGTCTTGTCGTTAGTATGGGCTAAACCAGTTTATATTGTATATGAAAGTTTAGGCATTAACCATGGAATAACTTTGTTTTGAAACCAGATGATGCCTAATAGTATTAAAATACTTTCTATACTATTAGGTCAATTAAAAGATTATAAGTTAAAAGTAGCTATTTATTATGTATAATAAGTTGGATTAGTAACTTCAAAAATACGTTAAATGACATGATAAAATGTACTTTGTTCTTTTTACTATAATAGTCTACNATTACCCATAAATTAATTAGCTATAGTTAAATgactattcaaaattattagaaatgacctttcgggtcattacaagtAATTGATTTAAGTTTTCTAACAAATATATagcaaaagtaaaagaaacCAAAAGTTGTTGAATTGGTAGAAACCTCATTATATTTTTAGGGTAAATACCTCTAACAATCGATATATTGAAGGTAAGAATGTAGGGTTAGCTAATATCCCTCCATTTTTGTATTTGAGAAAATACGCCTTCATTTTTAATCAGAAGTTTTGAATATGAGTTCGTAGTATGGAATCACCTAAATATCCCTAAGATTTCATGATTTGATAtggaatattaaattaaatgctAATACAATAATTAAACTAAATAGCAAGACATTTGAAACAACACGAGGAATTAAGATATCtcgatcatatatatatatatatatatataaagagaaccCTAGAGTCGCATACGTGGCACCACCACAAACCAAgattccattttaatttattttatttccaaaattagcCTTCccgtttcatgaattttttttacttttatgaagagtttagacttttatgaagagctgcgacttttatgaaaagttgtgacttttatgaaaggttgtgacattttcgataagacacaataagcatttgttcacaccAGTGTTCTTAAAGGCGAGCGCCTTTCGCCTTTGGCGATGAGGCGTGGCGAGGTGAGGCCTCTCCGCCTATTTCCAGCGAGGCGTGGCGAATTCAAAAAGACGTGCCATGGCAATCAAAAGGCGACTGGCGACATCACGTGGTGATGCAATAGGCGCCgcctttttgttttattttttttaaaagtcagatttaataattaaaagccaaaattagggttttttttgggtgtttttGCAAACTCACCTCAGATTAGGCGTCGCGACTGCTTCTCCTCCTCTTCTCCTCAGATTTCTCAAGTCGCGACCCCTAGAGACTTACGTGACCTTCGCGAATCGCGACACTGCTGCTCAGGTACGACTTACGCGACTACTGTTCAGGTACGACCCCTGGAGACTTACGCgaatctcttcttctcttctagttcttcccttcttttcttcttctctatttttcaaCAGTACAACTATGCTGCTCTGTTTTTCAAACCTCTATTTTTAGTGGTAGACTGGTGGTGAAATATGTACTGAGTGCTTTCTTCTTCTGTTATGTTGAAGTCCTCTGCTGCTCACtgcctatatttttttttaaaaaaaattaattcttttataattatttcttcCCTACTTAATTTAGTTTTATACTATTTAATAGAGTATTTAAATTAGTGGTTCATTCAAGTTCTAGACTTTTAATAACTACtattagtttttgaattgaaatgtTTGCTAATACATGTTATTGCTATTAAGAGTTtcgatatttatatatatgcaattaaaaattttattttttggcgCCTCTCACCGTCCAAAACACTGGTTCACACTACATtttattgtctataaatagaggaatttcctctcattttaaaacaacgaaaattttaaactacttcttcttcttcttcttcttcttcttcttcttcttcttcttcttcttcttcttcttgacaATCAAATAATTGTGTACNTCTTCTAGttcttcccttcttttcttcttctctatttttcaaCAGTACGACTATGCTGCTCTGTTTTTCAAACCTCTATTTTTAGTGGTAGACTGGTGGTGAAATATGTACTGAGTGCTTTCTTCTTCTGTTATGTTGAAGTCCTCTGCTGCTCACtgcctatatttttttttaaaaaaaattaattcttttataattatttcttccctacttaatttagttttatactaattaataGAGTATTTTGAATTAGTGATTCATTCAAGTTCTAGACTTTTAatatctactattagtttttgaattgaaatgtTTGCTAATACATGTTATTGCTATTAAAAGTttggatatttatatatatgcaattaaaaattttattttttggtgcCTCTCACCGTCCAAAACACTGGTTCACACTACATtttattgtctataaatagatgaatttcctctcattttaaaacaacgaaaattttaaacttcttcttcttcttcttcttcttcttcttcttctaataaTTGTGTACTTTGCTCTGTTGAATGACTCACTAACATCATTTTTTTGTATCAGTACACTGGTGAATAGAATTGTTCTTTTCTGTgaggatctattcctttaaatcTCGGGTACTAGgaggaataatttccttaaggggacactgtgcattcagtgggctcgattttttctattatgtttcattctattgttacagatcctggtatgttattacagtcattaatttatgcttatattattaattgttatttttgagtacatgctttaaattttgttgtttatgtttctgcaaaattattattataagtatttgttagtacatattaaataacaaacgttaattgagtattcaagCAAGTTTTCTCTACTGGAATTGTTGAAGGTACAATTAAAAAAGCCCTTACAAATTTCTAATTTGTTCATCAACAACGTCATTTCTTCACATACAAGGATGAGATTTTGTGTTCTTTAGAAAATCCTTCAAGTTAATAACTTTCCATGCccacatttttttgttttaatgttgttgttatctatttttactaaattttatcacTGGATATTATGAGTATTTTAATGATTGAAAGTTGATTGAAGTGTTAGTCAATTTCTGAGgtatgttattttaaaacatgAGAAATTTTCTGGTTAGAATGATTTGTTATCATCATTGGATATCTCATAGTTTACTCCctttaatgtatgttttttcttgctattttgttgtctccttaaaattgtattgattatttttcgtttgGTATGTATATGATCTCACTTGGACAAAGCTTTCGtacttttaatgtttttctttttttccttctcattcagctctactaaatattttttgtgtgagTTGTGACTATTTTCAGCAAGCTTAACTTGaagaatatgaagaaaaaaacatgttctaaataaaagtaatatcttaaGCTACAAAAGATATATCTATTAACATAGATTTGTTGTCCTTTATGTCCCAAGTCATTGCTGGGCATTTGAGTTATCTAGGTTagactcatttttaattttttaatgtcgagaatatttttttaacatgaGTCTAGAATACAACATTTTGATCTACTTATACTTTCATAATGCAACaactatacatacatatttctaaaaaagtcgtaaagttgcattgatgaagcatctagaagggccaacaatattattttgttgttgtttcaaaaaaaaattctccttctataaattttgttagagtaACAAAGTAGCAATAACGAAAAGTGGTGAACGTTTGACCTTAGACAAGTAgattatttatgttgttgtggtgtaCATTTTTAATGGTCTTAAcatatttataactaatattgattattgaaaacgttatataatttgtttttaacaAGGAGTTATTCTAACCATAAAATTATCAGCCCGatatttttcatgtacaaaaaaatactaaaaaaatatgtttaatcgctacataaaaacatcactcaGTTTTAACAAGACTATTATATCACcaaacatatattatgataaattatgtaaaagataaaaatgattagatatcaagatatttttaatcattcattatatatttaaaattcttgagatatgtgataatgtcaaatcatttaatttttgttgaaatgttctcaaaatatattaaaatttaatttttttctgagAACAGTCGATTATTGAAAAAACTGTTCAAAAGCTTAGAAAGATTATTTATGTCTGCGCGAAGCACGGGTAAATTATCtagtttataaaataaataaaagaaataaatctttGCAGATCTCTTACGTATAAAAATGAAGATTCTGCAACAATGacataaaacttaaaaaaaattaataagtgaTCTACAAAACTAATTCTCTCTATTCTGACAAATACTACTAATTGTTTGTCAtgaggaaatttattttttattgttttaaaattaatttccaAATGACCCTATCTATGAATAGGACTCGTAATCTTTGGCTTGCAGTATGAGTTGTCTCAAGGCACCAATTGGAGCTAAAAACCATCAGAAGAACACCTATGAAGATGCATATCTgcataaaaagaaataagacaaaattataatattaacaaTACAAACAATTAGATTTCATTAActtctcaaaattaattttttgtaacATACCCAATTAATCCACCAAGACAATGAAAATCTTCTAGGTTTGTAGATGGCAAGCCATATGAATTATGATACAAGGAAGCTACAATAATAGAGAAAAATCAGGAGTGTTTATCGGTCAGTTCGATTCGAATATGAACATtatcaatttaatttaaaagttatcGATGTGTAGTATGCAAAATTGATAATCAGATTAAATAATAAGATTTTTGaaagatttgattttgtaatCCGTCACCAATACTATTTTAGTTATATGAGGTgtaaaaataacacaaaatatttgGCTTACAAAGTAGGTAGTAGGAGCAAATGCAAATCCTCCAAAGAAACTAAGTAGTCCACCAAAAAATGGAAACGTCATTCCAAGGAACAATGTTAAGGCTGCACATgcaatacaaaaattaaacaattaataactgataatttgattattgaaaacaaatcaTACTATTGGTCGTTTGACTatgaatatattttactttttctcgaatattaattatgaaaatcaTGTTTGATCATAAAATTCGTTTTCATTCAACTTGCATTCTGGATAATACAAATCGAAGCAATTGAATGTCCAACATATATGACATGACCGGTCAATAGATTCACCTTTGTCATATATTCCTTACATCTTAAAATCACACtgattaacaacttaaaatgtGTAAGAACTAAGTAAAGAATTTGTTGATTCTCCAAATTTCACCAGTGTCAATATGTCACGTTAATGGGCCATataaagtaacatatattattttaaaaattatataatagtGTTATAAATCACATCAAttgataacttaaaatatttaaaaatcatataaaaatttaaaactatatgAACAAAatagtgtcatataaattggaacaacgaaagtaacatatattatcttaaaattgacaacataaaagtattataaatcacaataattaacaatttaaaatattttaaaaccatacaaaaatctaaaactatatgaaaaaattgattgaCTATCAAAATTCCAtcagtgtcatataaattggaacgACTAGAGCAAcatatattatcataaaattatgtaaaaattattatatatcactaataaataatttaaaatatttaaaaatcatacaAAAATTTGATTAACTCTCTAATtcgtatcacataaattaaaatatacaaaaagaagttTCATACGTTGGGTGCGTGCTTGCATGTGCTCCTGTGCCTAGTTCTTAAAAGATAGTAGTATTTTCCGTATTTCTTAATATGTTAGACGCTGATTTTACAAACATACAataaatatagagaaaaaaataaagtcaCCATTGAAGTTGTCTCAAATTTTTAAGAAGACACTTTAATTTTACAGAAGTCCTATTATCCCACAAAAGTATTGAATATCGTTGTAAAAGgtccattttgacccattttctcACATGGTTATGAACACGCACAACACGCACGTGaatgtatattaattatttacttgCTTTAAATCATCTTCTTCCCCAAAACATTACCGTTTCAAACTCGGCATTACCATTTTCAAGCTCTTCTGTATAATCATCTCCATTAACAACTTCCCTTAAAGTCCCAATTCAACAATCAATCCTCAaactccctctatttcaaaacACTAATTTTGATTGAAAAACCCAAACCCAGCAAAAATTGTTCACACCCAAGtgagaaaatacaaaaataaattcaacCCAACATCAGAGAAAGACAAAAATCAAAGCAAAACCCAATTACAACACcaagaaagagaaacaaaaagagaaaaaattcaCAGAAAAAGATATTATATACTGTAAGCGAGAAGAAGATTTGAAAGATTGAAGGAAAggattttatattaataaataaataaaatgtgtgTGAAAATGTCAAATTTGACGGGGAGAGAAATTAATTTAGGaacattttttagttttaatggaAATATAGATATAGCTTGTGTGTATCACACGTGAGCAACACTTTTAGAAATGAATCGGGTCGGATTGAAATTAGCGTGAGCCTCACGTGTGTCTTACCGGGTGAGGAAATGGCCCTTTTACAAcgatattcaatatttttgtggggtaataggacgcccacaaagttaaggtgtctttttaaaaattcggGACAACTTTaatggtgactttatgtcttctctcataaatatatatattactatataagaagagggaataattATTCACCACAAGGCAACATATGTTCcaataagaagagggaataaccaatatatttataaaaagaaatgNaacaaaaagagaaaaaattcaCAGAAAAAGATATTATATACTGTAAGCGAGAAGAAGATTTGAAAGATTGAAGGAAAggattttatattaataaataaataaaatgtgtgtgaaaatgtcaagtttgaCGGGGAGAGAAATTAATTTAGGaacattttttagttttaatggaAATATAGATATAGCTTGTGTGTATCACACGTGAgcatcactttttgaaatgaatCGGGTCGGATTGAAATTAGTGTGAGCCTCACGTGTGTCTTACCGGGTGAGGAAATGGCCCTTTTACAAcgatattcaatatttttgtggggtaatagggcGTCCACAAAGTTAAGgggtctttttgaaaattcacgACAACTTCaatggtgactttatgtcttctctcataaatatatatttatttgaatagaagTGTTAAAATAATAGTAACAAACTAACAATTAGTGTGTTTGGTAAAAAGTGTTAAATAAGTGGGTAAAATTTATCCGCACTAGGTGTATACACCAATCCAAAATATGCACGTCATGTGTTtaaatatacaatatattttatttaatcttaattaattaacatgtgttttactttattaaatcaCGTAATAATGGAAATTGCATTAGTTTAATGTATACCGATGTGGATAAGTACTTTTTTTCTGCAACAAtaacataaaactaaaaaaaaaattaataagtgaTCTACAAAACTAATTCTCTCTATTCTGACAAATGCTACCAATTGTTTGTTATGAGgaaatttatttgttattattttaaaattaatttccaAATGACCCTATCTATGAATAGAACTTGTAATCTTTGCCTTGCAGTATGAGATGTCTCAAGGCACCAATTGGAGCTAAAACCATGAGAAGAACACCTATGAAGATGCATATctgcataaaaaaaaaagacaaaattataatattaacaatacaaacaattaaatttcatcaatttctcaaaaagaaTTTTCTTGTAACATACCCAATTAGTCCACCAAGACAATGAAAATCTTCTAGGTTTGTAGATGGCAAGCCACATGATACAAGGAAGCTACAACAATAGAGAAAAATCAAAGGAATTTTTATCGGTCAGTTCGATTCGAATATGAACATTATcaatttgacttaaaagttatcGATGTGTAGTATGCAAATCGATAATCAGATTAAATAATAAGATTCTTGaaagatttgattttgtaatctgtcaacaatattattttagttATATGAGGTGTAAAAATAACACAAGATATTTGGCTTACAAAGTAGGTAGTAGGAGCAAATGCAAATCCTCCAAAGAAACTAAGGAGTCCACCAAAAAATGGAAATGTCATTCCAAGGAACAATGTTAAGGCTGCACAtgcaatacaaaaaaaaaaaacaattaatatcattattgaaaacaaatcaTACTATTTGGTCGTTTGactatgaatatatatattttactttttctcgAATATGAATTCTGAAAATCATGTTTGATCATAAAATTTGTTGTGATtcaatttggatttttttttctcaaattcacaaTTTTCATGATCACACGAGCTCAataaaccaaaagaaataacaaTAGAGACATACCAACATAAACAGTCCGAACAGTAGCTCGTAGCATTGTAGATGGAGCAAATTTCAATCCCTTGACAAAGTAAGATTCTACCATGTCAAAAACACCCATAGCAAATATCTGAAAAATAACGTGTGAATTAGACGCACATCACAAAGTACAAACTCTATTAAGTAGTCGATATGAAGTAAGTTTAACCTGATAGCTTCCAATAACATGAATAACGACGAATGCATTTGCCATAATAATAAGCCAAGCAGGTTTCTCTAAGGAGATCAAGATATTGTCTTCCACAGTGTTACCAAAAGCTGCATATCCAATAAAAGCAACTGGAAAATAACATATAGCTACAATAAAATAGGCACCAATAACTCCTTTCCACATTGGTTTTTTGCATGGTTTTTCTGGAGTTGATGGCATAGTTGCTTGAATTTCTAAGACAACATTATGTCCAGCATATGCAAAAGCAACTTCACCTAAAGCCTGAAATCCATTAAACATTCTTCCTATTTGTGTTGAAGCCCTTGGACCATATTCAGCATCTGGACTTATTCCCTTGTGTACTGATGCTCCCCATCCTATCGTTGAGTAACTACAcaattatcataaataatatattgtcAACATCGATCAGACATCNATTTCTAAGACAACATTATGTCCAGCATATGCAAAAGCAACTTCACCTAAAGCCTGAAATCCATTAAACATTCTTCCTATTTGTGTTGAAGCCCTTGGACCATATTCAGCATCTGGACTTACTCCCTTGTGTACTGATGCTCCCCATCCTATCGTTGAGTAACTACACAAATATTGTCAACATCAGACATCTAGATACATAGGAGAGGAATGTATCAGAAAGGAAATAAGACATCCAGATACATAGGGGAGGAATGTAGGGAATAAGACATCCAGATACATAGGAGAGGAATGTATCAGAGAGGGAATAAGACATCCAGATACATAGGGGAGGAATGTATCAGAGAAGAAAATAGGGATGTATCAGCGAAAAAAAGGCAATTTAATTAAATGAAAGATGTGTTACCTAAGAGATGTGACAGCAGCAAGGAAGGAGACAAAAGAAATAGAGTTGAAATTGGGACAATGTGAAAGAAAGAAGTGAACAGAGCCAAACACCATGATGAAATAAGTTGTCCTCAATGGCCTACAAGTAGGACAAGCAGTGTCATAAATCTTCTTCAGTGACTTCCCACCAGTCACCATATACAATATGTTCACTCCAATTTCCACTGTCAACTGCTGAGGAACCACAATCCATAGCCCAAGCTTTTCACCAAAAGCCTCTTGCCCCAACTCATGGTACCTGACGATAAAATTAGCTCatgaaatcataattcatcTAATTCAGTCAAGTTTGAGTTGATTATTAACCCGTTCATTCATCAATTTAGTCTAATCATGATCTACAATGTGAGGATCGAACTCTCattcagtggcggagccagaaatttTACTAAGGGTGTCCTAGAATAATGGTGTTTGGGGGTGAACCCGGAGCTACTTCATTCATATGGACACCCATTACCACTGTGTCTAGGaatgttcacggtttggataaaaaccgaaaaaccgaaccaaaccgattttatttagggtttgatttggtttggttttagattttaaaaaaaccgaaagtatttggtttggttatgattttgttctgaaaaaatcgaagaaataatcaaaccaaaccgataaataatatacataaattttattattatacatacataatattatttttttataaataattttaaagatcttatatatatatatatatattcatcaaaatttatttataatttacttatgaaagtaaaaatgcccaagatgagaacatttattttattggtttcatgtatatgagtgtttatgacaattctttgtgagACTGAAAATGTCaatgtctcttccttctaggccaaaaATAGTggattttgaagttttattcatagtaaattcAACGATTGAAAGTTTCTTAATGTCAgtaattttaactatttttcattttgaatggattattgtcacttttttcatgttttgaatgaattatgtcgtttaattttatgtatatggttaataaccgaataaccgaaccaaactaAACTAAAACTGAtaacaaccaaaccgataaatgtatattatattaggtttggtttggttttgataattttaaaatcgattaaaatggtttggttttggttttggtttttaccaataaccgacccaaaccaccccgtgaacacccctaacttTGTCAAAGGCATAACTTTTGTCAAGGTtgtccaactttaaatataCATCctttaaatatagaatttgacatatatatatatatacacacaacgTAATTTTCGACAAGGGTGTCCAATTAGACACCCTAGGGTGGCTCCAGCTACGCCACTGCT
This genomic window contains:
- the LOC125854665 gene encoding lysine histidine transporter 2-like; this encodes MESSKRRGSESNNNNTKNVDDWLPITSNRTAKWYYSTFHNVTAMVGAGVLSLPYAMSQMGWYWGGVVLLTSWVVTLYTLWQMVEMHEMVPGRRFDRYHELGQEAFGEKLGLWIVVPQQLTVEIGVNILYMVTGGKSLKKIYDTACPTCRPLRTTYFIMVFGSVHFFLSHCPNFNSISFVSFLAAVTSLSYSTIGWGASVHKGISPDAEYGPRASTQIGRMFNGFQALGEVAFAYAGHNVVLEIQATMPSTPEKPCKKPMWKGVIGAYFIVAICYFPVAFIGYAAFGNTVEDNILISLEKPAWLIIMANAFVVIHVIGSYQIFAMGVFDMVESYFVKGLKFAPSTMLRATVRTVYVALTLFLGMTFPFFGGLLSFFGGFAFAPTTYFLPCIMWLAIYKPRRFSLSWWTNWICIFIGVLLMVLAPIGALRHLILQGKDYKFYS